From Campylobacter concisus, a single genomic window includes:
- a CDS encoding sodium:proton antiporter produces MRFFGLLGLFFAMAFGADGEVAAIDLTTTWAGILSLIIFVVGYFFIAAEENFHIDKAKPAIFIGTFMFLLIGVYMLINGMDVHSLEHEVNHLILEIAQIVFFLMVAMTFIEALIERDVFNALKYNLVSKGYTYRKLFWLTGVLAFFISPVADNLTTALILSTVLLTIDRNNTNFLVAGAINIVVAANAGGAWSPFGDITTLMVWAAGKSPFLDFFALFPASIIGWLVTAFLLSRVVPSTAPHFDVANEPKVVMKKGGKAVIAIGAFTIFCAVMMHQLFHLPAMWGMMFGFSLLSLYTYYFKKAHKNEEPMHVFHYMSKIENNTLFFFFGILAAVGALHFAGFLNYAVSLYDKFGSTAVNIGVGFLSAIVDNVPVMSAVLKANPAMGADAGEAMSQWLLVTLTAGIGGSMISFGSAAGVGVMGKLKGIYTFGAHMKYAWMVVLGYIVSIIVWYVQFEIFHIYF; encoded by the coding sequence ATGAGGTTTTTTGGACTTCTAGGCTTGTTTTTTGCGATGGCTTTTGGTGCTGATGGAGAAGTTGCGGCTATTGACTTAACTACTACTTGGGCAGGAATTTTATCGCTTATAATTTTTGTTGTTGGATATTTTTTCATAGCAGCAGAAGAAAATTTCCATATCGATAAGGCAAAACCTGCTATCTTTATCGGTACGTTTATGTTCCTGCTTATCGGCGTTTATATGCTTATAAATGGCATGGATGTGCATTCGCTTGAACATGAGGTAAATCACCTGATTTTAGAGATCGCTCAGATAGTATTTTTCTTGATGGTGGCGATGACATTTATCGAAGCACTTATAGAAAGAGACGTATTTAACGCACTTAAATATAATCTCGTATCAAAAGGCTATACTTATAGAAAACTATTTTGGCTAACTGGTGTTTTGGCATTTTTCATAAGCCCAGTAGCTGATAACCTAACAACAGCGCTTATTCTTTCAACCGTTCTTCTAACGATAGATAGGAATAATACAAATTTCTTAGTAGCTGGCGCGATAAATATCGTCGTTGCAGCAAATGCAGGTGGAGCATGGAGTCCATTTGGTGATATCACTACGCTTATGGTTTGGGCAGCAGGTAAGTCACCATTTCTAGACTTTTTCGCACTTTTCCCAGCATCTATTATTGGCTGGCTTGTAACAGCATTTTTACTTTCTCGCGTGGTGCCAAGTACTGCACCACATTTTGATGTGGCAAACGAGCCAAAAGTGGTTATGAAAAAAGGTGGCAAAGCAGTTATTGCAATAGGCGCATTTACTATCTTTTGTGCAGTTATGATGCATCAGCTTTTCCACTTGCCAGCGATGTGGGGAATGATGTTTGGTTTCTCACTACTTAGTCTTTATACTTACTATTTCAAAAAAGCTCACAAAAATGAAGAGCCAATGCATGTATTTCACTATATGTCAAAGATCGAAAACAACACACTATTTTTCTTCTTTGGAATTTTAGCTGCAGTTGGCGCTCTTCATTTTGCTGGATTTTTAAATTACGCTGTATCACTTTATGATAAATTTGGCTCAACTGCTGTAAATATCGGAGTTGGATTCCTTTCAGCGATCGTTGATAATGTCCCTGTTATGTCAGCTGTTTTGAAAGCAAATCCAGCAATGGGAGCTGATGCAGGCGAGGCGATGAGTCAGTGGCTATTAGTGACACTAACTGCTGGTATCGGTGGTTCGATGATCAGCTTTGGTTCAGCAGCTGGTGTTGGAGTAATGGGTAAATTAAAAGGAATTTATACCTTTGGTGCACATATGAAATACGCTTGGATGGTGGTTCTAGGATATATCGTATCGATCATTGTTTGGTATGTGCAGTTTGAAATTTTTCATATCTATTTTTAA